The following proteins are encoded in a genomic region of Natrinema sp. DC36:
- a CDS encoding homoserine dehydrogenase has protein sequence MELAILGAGDVGRSVADLVAEYGHEVVALADSTSAAVDSDGIAVQDALERKVGGEPVGTADPEAVFDAGYDVLVEATPTTLGDAEPGFSHVTRALEADRHVVLANKGPVAERYEELRALEAEHAGSVRFEATVGGAIPVLSTIDDCTPQAVTAVRGVLNGTANFILTRMAAEGLDYEHVLAEAQDLGVAEADPTFDVDGTDAALKFVILANVLADGGFALEDATVEGIQSIPGSALDLAAEDGRTIRLIGEATRDGIRVGPRLVPENGALAVTGTRNIVQIETRNAGSLHSSGRGAGGPETATAVLSDVGRLPPL, from the coding sequence ATGGAGCTCGCGATTCTCGGCGCCGGTGACGTCGGCCGCTCCGTGGCCGATCTCGTGGCCGAATACGGCCACGAGGTCGTCGCGCTCGCCGACTCCACCAGCGCCGCGGTCGATTCGGACGGCATCGCCGTCCAGGACGCCCTCGAGCGCAAGGTCGGCGGCGAACCCGTCGGCACCGCCGATCCCGAGGCCGTCTTCGACGCGGGCTACGACGTACTGGTCGAAGCGACGCCGACGACGCTCGGCGACGCCGAGCCCGGTTTCTCGCACGTCACGCGCGCGCTCGAGGCCGACCGTCACGTCGTGCTGGCGAACAAGGGGCCGGTCGCCGAGCGTTACGAAGAGTTGCGTGCGCTCGAGGCCGAGCACGCGGGCTCGGTTCGGTTCGAGGCGACCGTCGGCGGCGCGATTCCGGTGCTCTCGACGATCGACGACTGCACGCCACAGGCCGTCACCGCGGTTCGTGGCGTCCTCAACGGCACCGCGAACTTCATCCTCACCCGGATGGCCGCCGAAGGGCTCGACTACGAGCACGTTCTCGCCGAGGCTCAGGACCTGGGCGTCGCCGAGGCCGATCCAACCTTCGACGTCGACGGCACCGACGCCGCCCTCAAGTTCGTCATCCTCGCGAACGTGCTGGCCGACGGCGGCTTCGCGCTCGAGGACGCAACGGTCGAGGGAATTCAATCGATTCCGGGCAGTGCACTCGACCTCGCAGCCGAGGACGGCCGCACGATCCGGCTCATCGGGGAGGCCACGCGCGACGGTATCCGCGTCGGTCCGCGACTCGTCCCCGAAAACGGCGCGCTGGCCGTGACCGGCACGCGAAACATCGTCCAGATCGAGACCCGTAATGCGGGATCGCTCCACTCGAGCGGCCGCGGTGCCGGCGGTCCGGAGACGGCCACGGCGGTCCTCTCGGACGTCGGTCGACTGCCGCCGCTGTAG
- a CDS encoding rhomboid family intramembrane serine protease, protein MARRSRSRSQSNTYLQPDSDGNDGTQTGSGSPILEVLVIFVLVFVIQGITYAVGVMGGLFVLRPPLSTDPWTIVTSVYAHDGLGHLVSNSLSLIVFGWPVARATTRLRFHVFVAITGAIAGVAQIVLTGLLAAMPFVPIAPTAGVLGASGAVFALLGYLVASNRLSSGLASFVDVPQWVSILVIVGLATAVTLATASPGVALIAHFAGFLVGVVAGRARVLAV, encoded by the coding sequence ATGGCGCGGCGCTCGCGGTCACGATCACAGTCGAACACCTACCTGCAGCCCGATTCCGACGGGAACGACGGCACGCAGACGGGATCGGGGAGTCCGATCCTCGAGGTGCTCGTCATCTTTGTACTCGTGTTCGTCATTCAGGGCATCACCTACGCCGTGGGCGTGATGGGTGGGTTGTTCGTCCTCAGGCCGCCGCTTTCGACCGATCCGTGGACGATCGTGACGAGCGTCTACGCCCACGACGGGCTGGGCCACCTCGTTTCGAACAGCCTCTCGCTGATCGTCTTCGGCTGGCCGGTCGCGCGGGCGACGACGCGGCTCCGCTTTCACGTCTTCGTCGCGATAACGGGCGCGATCGCGGGCGTGGCCCAGATCGTTCTCACGGGGCTGCTCGCGGCGATGCCCTTCGTTCCCATCGCGCCGACGGCGGGCGTCCTCGGTGCCAGCGGGGCCGTCTTCGCGCTGCTGGGCTATCTCGTCGCGTCGAATCGGCTCTCGAGCGGGCTGGCCTCGTTCGTCGACGTCCCGCAGTGGGTGTCGATCCTCGTCATCGTCGGGCTCGCAACCGCGGTTACCCTCGCGACCGCTTCGCCCGGCGTGGCGCTGATCGCTCACTTCGCGGGGTTCCTGGTCGGGGTTGTCGCCGGACGCGCTCGCGTGCTCGCCGTGTGA
- a CDS encoding ROK family protein, with protein sequence MVYYAGVDLGATNVRAVVAEADGTTIGASRRSTPRGPTGIDVTEGVLRTLRDACDEAEVDPKRIAAAGIGSIGPFDLAEGTVIDPANLPDSIDRIPLTGPIAKLIDSEDVYLHNDTAAGVIGERFYAASNPDDMVYITISSGIGAGVCSDGRITSGWDGNAGEVGHYVVDPRGRLTCGCGHDGHWEAYCSGNAIPDYARLLADDDPTISTDLPLEGPDFTAKDVFDLAGEDELADYVIEQLAHWNAIGVTNVVHAFAPIVVSVGGAVALHNEELVVDPIRERVSEMVMTNVPEIRVTELGDDVVVEGALASAMTEGTGDRRRLRG encoded by the coding sequence ATGGTCTACTATGCGGGCGTCGACCTCGGTGCGACCAACGTCCGGGCCGTCGTCGCCGAGGCCGACGGGACGACGATCGGTGCGAGCCGCCGGTCGACGCCGCGCGGGCCGACGGGAATCGACGTGACGGAAGGGGTCCTCCGAACGCTTCGCGACGCCTGTGACGAGGCCGAGGTCGATCCCAAACGGATCGCCGCCGCCGGGATCGGCTCGATCGGCCCGTTCGATCTCGCGGAGGGAACGGTGATCGATCCGGCCAACTTGCCGGACTCGATCGATCGAATTCCGCTGACGGGACCGATCGCGAAGCTGATCGACAGCGAGGATGTCTACCTCCACAACGACACCGCCGCGGGCGTCATCGGCGAGCGGTTTTACGCCGCCAGCAACCCGGACGACATGGTCTACATCACCATCTCCTCGGGGATCGGTGCCGGCGTCTGCTCCGACGGCAGGATCACGAGCGGCTGGGACGGCAACGCCGGCGAGGTCGGCCACTACGTCGTCGACCCCCGCGGTCGGCTGACCTGTGGGTGCGGCCACGACGGCCACTGGGAGGCCTACTGCTCCGGCAACGCCATCCCCGACTACGCCCGACTACTCGCCGACGACGACCCGACGATCTCGACCGATCTCCCGCTCGAGGGGCCGGATTTCACGGCGAAGGACGTCTTCGATCTCGCCGGCGAGGACGAGCTGGCCGATTACGTCATCGAACAGCTCGCCCACTGGAACGCGATCGGCGTGACCAACGTGGTCCACGCGTTCGCGCCGATCGTCGTCTCCGTCGGCGGTGCGGTCGCGTTGCACAACGAGGAACTCGTCGTCGACCCGATTCGCGAGCGCGTCTCGGAGATGGTGATGACGAACGTCCCCGAGATCCGCGTCACCGAACTCGGCGACGACGTCGTCGTCGAAGGGGCGCTCGCCAGCGCCATGACCGAGGGGACCGGCGACCGGCGACGGCTGCGCGGCTGA
- a CDS encoding helix-turn-helix domain-containing protein, whose product MRYVTYVLTPPRGYFDRGAERLRELGVTFESIRNIDQLNDGTIITQKIVRGDRAAVERALAETGPEVVDYQLTDAGETTILQLHYRPSDLTLELLAIHNRHAVLLDYPLEYTGPENRCLRVSEIGREEALRRVIEETRSLVDVEIERLGTYDPSDERPFTELTDRQREVLRVAVEEGYYEEPRQVTYEDIAVRLDCSAGTVGQHLRRIEARLMSTLIGNTNRMETEPERDPTPTGPSR is encoded by the coding sequence ATGCGATACGTGACATACGTTCTCACACCGCCGCGGGGATACTTCGATCGGGGCGCGGAGCGTCTCCGCGAGCTGGGGGTCACGTTCGAATCCATCCGAAACATCGATCAGCTCAACGATGGAACGATCATCACGCAAAAGATAGTTCGAGGGGACAGAGCGGCCGTCGAACGCGCGTTAGCGGAGACCGGGCCGGAAGTCGTCGACTATCAGCTCACCGACGCCGGTGAAACGACGATCCTGCAGTTGCACTATCGGCCCAGCGACCTCACGCTGGAGTTGCTCGCGATCCACAACCGACACGCCGTGTTGCTGGACTACCCGCTCGAGTACACGGGCCCGGAGAATCGGTGTCTTCGCGTCTCGGAGATCGGTCGCGAGGAAGCGCTGCGTCGTGTCATCGAGGAAACTCGGTCGCTCGTCGATGTCGAAATCGAGCGCCTCGGAACGTACGATCCGTCCGACGAACGGCCGTTCACCGAGCTCACGGACCGCCAGCGGGAAGTGTTGCGCGTCGCGGTCGAGGAGGGGTACTACGAGGAGCCGCGACAGGTGACCTACGAGGACATCGCCGTCCGACTCGACTGTTCTGCGGGAACCGTTGGGCAGCACCTCCGCCGGATCGAAGCCCGGCTCATGTCGACGCTCATCGGGAATACCAACCGCATGGAGACGGAACCAGAACGCGATCCGACGCCGACAGGTCCGTCCCGATGA
- a CDS encoding 30S ribosomal protein S27ae: MAHYDLYGDDGSTEGELCPRCGDVFLANHGDRKHCGKCSYTEWE, from the coding sequence ATGGCGCACTACGACCTCTACGGCGACGACGGGAGCACCGAGGGCGAACTGTGCCCCCGTTGCGGTGACGTCTTCCTCGCCAACCACGGCGACCGGAAGCACTGCGGGAAGTGCAGCTACACCGAGTGGGAATAA
- a CDS encoding 30S ribosomal protein S24e, which yields MDVDIISETENPMLHRTDVTFELSHEDATPERLQVRDSLAAKLNKDAGEVVIRKLDTKFGMRKTVGQAKVYETADYARDVEQDHMLERNKIGADDAEADADAEAEPEEA from the coding sequence ATGGACGTCGACATCATCTCCGAAACGGAGAACCCCATGTTGCATCGAACTGACGTGACTTTCGAACTCTCCCACGAGGACGCGACGCCCGAGCGACTGCAGGTTCGGGACAGCCTCGCGGCGAAGTTGAACAAAGACGCCGGCGAGGTCGTCATCCGCAAACTCGACACCAAGTTCGGGATGCGCAAGACCGTCGGTCAGGCGAAGGTCTACGAGACGGCCGACTACGCCCGCGACGTCGAGCAAGACCACATGCTCGAGCGCAACAAGATCGGCGCGGACGACGCGGAAGCCGACGCCGACGCCGAAGCCGAACCGGAGGAAGCCTAA
- a CDS encoding NifU family protein encodes MSDSEDEPSLRERVEKWLAREMPIIQMHGGTSAVRAADPETGEVVIELGGGCKGCSVSDVTTGNIEAELITWPEISEVTIRVPDARDSLGGPDQPESIMGVDRTEGGRGDWGSSNPGKDHL; translated from the coding sequence ATGAGTGACTCCGAGGACGAGCCGTCGCTGCGGGAACGCGTCGAGAAGTGGTTGGCCCGCGAGATGCCGATCATCCAGATGCACGGCGGAACCAGCGCGGTGCGCGCGGCCGATCCCGAGACCGGCGAGGTCGTCATCGAACTCGGCGGCGGCTGCAAGGGCTGTTCGGTCAGCGACGTGACGACGGGCAACATCGAGGCCGAACTCATCACGTGGCCCGAGATTAGCGAGGTGACGATCCGGGTGCCCGACGCGCGCGACAGCCTCGGCGGCCCCGACCAGCCCGAATCGATCATGGGCGTCGACCGGACCGAGGGCGGCCGCGGCGACTGGGGATCGTCGAACCCGGGGAAAGATCACCTTTGA
- a CDS encoding PAS domain-containing sensor histidine kinase, whose amino-acid sequence MTLVGLGLLGIVGAYALTVGGPYDLLALELALPTVIGGGHVWYGLRSHDDVEGVDRASIVTICSCLCGIVFAFFCLCSIYLFSLRMGIDVTGGLMQPVLISLSVGLGLGIVLGHVYVEFAQHYRENKRLSRAIDASMDGIAVVVDGRHVYINDAYAALYGLQDESALAERPWHTVYTSESQRRVEREVVPALSDRSYWRGMLTGKRTDGTTFPQDVTVSTLEDGYVVVVRDVTDQRDREQRIQVLNRVLRHNLRNTFTVIRGHANLIADRSPELERRHVRPIREEIDDLLTTADKARSVERALDRHGNADVIEAAEAVRRVADRARASYPDAAIVSRIEIAERGSATTINDVVIDALTELVDNAIEHNTTGRSADGRGATSDRAADGPTVEITVRTVESDDSSRLEFTVTDNGPGIPATERRTILGGRETPLEHGSGLGLWLVNWIVNTTGGELSFADPLKNGTTVRLSFPIARDATTDPSPMQRR is encoded by the coding sequence GTGACGCTCGTCGGTCTCGGGCTGCTCGGAATCGTCGGTGCGTACGCGTTGACGGTCGGCGGCCCGTACGACCTCCTCGCGCTCGAGTTGGCACTGCCGACGGTGATCGGTGGCGGGCACGTCTGGTACGGACTCCGATCTCACGACGACGTTGAGGGGGTCGATCGGGCGAGTATCGTTACGATCTGTTCGTGTCTCTGTGGAATCGTGTTCGCGTTCTTCTGTCTGTGCAGTATCTATCTCTTCTCGCTTCGGATGGGGATAGATGTCACCGGCGGATTGATGCAGCCGGTACTCATCTCGTTGAGCGTCGGCCTCGGTCTCGGAATCGTCCTCGGTCACGTCTACGTCGAATTCGCACAGCACTACCGCGAGAACAAACGGCTCTCGCGGGCCATCGACGCCTCGATGGACGGCATCGCAGTCGTCGTCGACGGTCGTCACGTCTACATCAACGACGCGTACGCCGCGCTCTACGGACTGCAGGACGAGTCCGCCCTCGCGGAGCGACCGTGGCACACGGTGTACACGAGCGAGTCACAACGCCGAGTCGAACGGGAGGTCGTCCCTGCACTGTCCGATCGGAGCTACTGGCGGGGGATGTTAACCGGCAAGCGAACGGACGGCACGACGTTTCCACAGGACGTGACGGTGAGCACCCTCGAAGACGGATACGTCGTCGTGGTCCGGGACGTGACCGACCAACGGGACCGCGAACAGCGCATTCAGGTGCTCAACCGAGTGCTCCGGCACAACCTCCGGAACACGTTTACCGTTATCCGTGGCCACGCGAACCTCATCGCCGATCGGTCCCCCGAACTCGAGCGGCGACACGTCCGCCCGATCCGCGAAGAGATCGACGACCTGCTCACGACGGCCGACAAAGCTCGCAGCGTCGAACGAGCGCTCGATCGACACGGGAACGCCGACGTGATCGAGGCCGCCGAGGCGGTCCGACGGGTCGCCGATCGGGCACGAGCGTCCTATCCGGACGCCGCAATTGTCTCCCGGATCGAGATCGCCGAGCGCGGATCAGCGACGACCATCAACGACGTCGTGATCGACGCGCTCACCGAACTCGTCGACAACGCGATCGAGCACAACACGACGGGGCGATCAGCCGACGGACGCGGCGCAACGTCCGACCGCGCCGCTGACGGACCGACCGTCGAAATCACCGTCCGGACCGTCGAGTCCGACGACTCGTCGCGGCTCGAGTTTACGGTAACCGACAACGGGCCGGGAATTCCGGCGACCGAACGGCGGACGATCCTCGGCGGCCGAGAAACGCCGCTGGAACACGGCTCCGGGCTCGGACTGTGGCTCGTCAACTGGATCGTCAACACGACCGGTGGTGAACTCTCCTTCGCTGACCCCCTCAAGAACGGAACGACGGTTCGCCTTTCGTTCCCGATCGCGAGGGATGCGACAACGGATCCGTCACCGATGCAGAGACGGTGA
- a CDS encoding GNAT family N-acetyltransferase: MAQQTGGNSRSRLHRIGSQFANRYGRSAETEESSLEVDVVDSVRDVGKSQWNGIVERSSRGSVFHRYEWLEAIETGLGYTPRHLVVTKDGNTIGGMPNFVVGIEKTPFDRLSSLYPGFGGPLLPTDTEDTLERVIEAIPRLCRGRTIVHQIRGLDMSYLRYNDALQSHGYRPYRRECRFLLDLTRSYDELLEGMSRTRRRGIEHGQDIDYEVVEEEITRENLRRFHRTYEGVMDRVDGAVYPFSFFDELQAMDDRLLLLTIRIDGEYAGGMLELLDDEHETVHGFFAAVPREYFDDHASELLYDHVFQWGIEHGYETYDFGSTNTNFEDGVYRFKEGFGGSPVPVLVWERGCSPLWPLVKAGRSLYWPYYTEAS; the protein is encoded by the coding sequence ATGGCCCAACAGACCGGCGGCAACAGTCGCTCGAGACTCCATCGAATCGGATCGCAGTTCGCGAATCGGTACGGGCGATCCGCGGAGACCGAGGAGTCGAGTCTCGAGGTGGACGTCGTCGATTCGGTGCGGGACGTGGGGAAATCGCAGTGGAACGGGATCGTCGAGCGCTCGAGTCGCGGGAGCGTCTTCCATCGCTACGAGTGGCTCGAGGCGATCGAGACGGGGTTGGGGTACACGCCGCGACATCTCGTTGTCACCAAAGACGGGAACACGATCGGCGGCATGCCCAACTTCGTCGTCGGGATCGAGAAGACGCCGTTCGATCGGTTGTCGTCGCTTTATCCGGGCTTCGGCGGGCCGTTGCTCCCGACGGATACGGAAGACACCCTCGAGCGCGTGATCGAAGCGATCCCGCGGCTCTGTCGCGGACGGACGATCGTCCACCAGATCCGGGGCCTCGATATGAGCTATCTGCGGTACAACGACGCTCTGCAGTCACACGGCTATCGGCCCTACCGGCGGGAGTGTCGATTTCTGCTCGATCTCACCAGGAGCTACGACGAGCTCCTCGAGGGGATGAGCCGAACGCGGCGGCGGGGGATCGAACACGGGCAGGACATCGACTACGAGGTGGTCGAGGAGGAGATCACGCGGGAGAATCTGCGGCGGTTTCACCGGACCTACGAAGGCGTCATGGACCGCGTCGACGGAGCGGTGTATCCGTTTTCGTTTTTCGACGAACTGCAGGCGATGGACGATCGCCTCCTCTTGCTCACGATCCGGATCGACGGCGAGTACGCCGGCGGGATGCTCGAGTTGCTCGACGACGAGCACGAGACGGTCCACGGGTTTTTCGCCGCCGTTCCTCGGGAATACTTCGACGATCACGCGTCGGAACTGCTCTACGATCACGTCTTCCAGTGGGGAATCGAGCACGGCTACGAGACGTACGACTTCGGGAGCACGAACACGAACTTCGAGGACGGCGTCTATCGGTTCAAGGAGGGGTTCGGCGGTAGCCCCGTCCCGGTCCTCGTCTGGGAGCGGGGCTGTAGTCCACTCTGGCCGCTTGTAAAGGCGGGCCGGTCGCTGTACTGGCCGTACTACACGGAAGCGTCGTAG
- a CDS encoding glycoside hydrolase family 55 protein: MADETPRLELGTFDEGEEWDHTDTVEAVDEHAIVHGPIAERPSTGEYDDELYHATDQEITWRWDASSEDWCYFGGRGSAEQPVPGTSHFEATDVVHARTAETPVWNVEAHGIEGDGETEVGEAVHELLKTVAKAGGGIVYFPPGRYLLERTPLVGDDTIVMGAGRSTVFEGTRPDGEEGKALLSNRGFDATGYDGASNWGVCNVRIDTPKTTGIMPAHAATVRLENIYGDHTYNHHIDVVSSKNVVVDGYWATRGGESGSDAPVQFDAQYPGASWNGVWDGSEYTLVEDDDTPTRNCTLTNFEIDPVNSPEHGVHLHHGSNESITITDGYITGCEYTAIRADPDEAVADLTIDGVSCIDNARGITLGHVESGRRELTISNTTIRTDGRDLAAGSGLYAAGFDGAAISNVVVDGPFTNAIIFDDMDDLKMSNVTARGSDDQAFRFRENVDVTLTTARAADCGTDGIYSGPGSSVAYGGVTFDDVGTQVDIDDDGETRAWVTSESS; encoded by the coding sequence GTGGCCGATGAGACACCGCGGCTCGAGCTGGGAACGTTCGACGAGGGCGAGGAGTGGGACCACACCGACACGGTCGAGGCGGTCGACGAGCACGCGATCGTCCACGGGCCGATCGCCGAGCGTCCGTCGACCGGCGAGTACGACGACGAACTATACCACGCGACCGATCAGGAGATCACCTGGCGGTGGGACGCCTCGAGCGAGGACTGGTGCTATTTCGGCGGGCGGGGAAGCGCCGAGCAACCGGTTCCGGGGACGAGCCACTTCGAGGCGACAGACGTGGTCCACGCGCGGACCGCGGAGACCCCCGTGTGGAACGTCGAGGCCCACGGGATCGAGGGCGACGGAGAAACCGAGGTCGGCGAGGCTGTCCACGAACTCCTCAAAACCGTGGCCAAGGCCGGCGGCGGGATCGTCTACTTCCCGCCGGGTCGATACCTGCTCGAGCGGACGCCGCTGGTGGGCGACGATACGATCGTCATGGGTGCGGGTCGTTCGACGGTTTTCGAGGGGACGCGGCCCGACGGTGAGGAAGGCAAGGCGCTCCTCTCCAACAGGGGCTTCGACGCGACGGGATACGACGGCGCGTCGAACTGGGGCGTGTGCAACGTCCGAATAGACACGCCGAAGACGACCGGGATCATGCCCGCGCACGCGGCGACCGTCCGATTGGAGAACATCTACGGCGACCACACCTACAATCATCATATCGACGTCGTCTCGTCGAAAAACGTCGTCGTGGACGGCTACTGGGCGACTCGAGGCGGCGAGAGCGGGTCGGATGCGCCGGTGCAGTTCGACGCGCAGTATCCGGGGGCATCCTGGAACGGCGTATGGGACGGGAGCGAGTATACGCTCGTCGAGGACGACGACACCCCGACCCGGAACTGCACCCTCACGAACTTCGAGATCGATCCCGTGAACAGCCCGGAGCACGGCGTTCACCTCCACCACGGCAGCAACGAGTCGATCACGATCACGGACGGCTATATCACCGGCTGCGAGTATACGGCGATCAGGGCCGACCCCGACGAGGCGGTCGCGGATCTGACGATCGACGGCGTCTCGTGTATCGACAATGCGAGGGGTATCACGCTGGGGCACGTCGAGAGCGGCCGGCGAGAGCTGACGATCAGTAACACGACGATCAGGACCGACGGCCGCGATCTGGCTGCCGGATCGGGGCTGTACGCCGCCGGATTCGACGGCGCTGCGATCTCGAACGTCGTCGTCGACGGCCCGTTCACGAACGCGATCATCTTCGACGACATGGACGACCTGAAGATGAGCAACGTAACTGCGAGAGGGTCGGACGATCAGGCGTTCCGATTCCGAGAGAACGTCGACGTAACGCTCACCACCGCTCGAGCGGCGGATTGCGGTACCGACGGCATCTACTCGGGCCCCGGTAGCAGCGTCGCCTACGGCGGCGTCACGTTCGACGATGTCGGGACGCAGGTCGACATCGATGACGACGGTGAGACTCGAGCGTGGGTCACGTCGGAATCGTCGTAA
- the rpsJ gene encoding 30S ribosomal protein S10, which produces MQQARVRLAGTSPDDLDNICDDVREIANNTGVNLSGPIPLPTKTLEVPTRKSPDGEGTATWEHWEMRVHKRLIDLDADERALRQLMRIQVPNDVSIEIVLED; this is translated from the coding sequence ATGCAGCAAGCACGCGTTCGACTCGCGGGCACGAGTCCAGACGACCTCGACAACATCTGCGACGACGTCCGCGAGATCGCGAACAACACCGGCGTCAACCTGAGCGGTCCGATCCCGCTGCCGACGAAGACCCTCGAGGTGCCGACCCGGAAGTCGCCCGACGGCGAGGGCACCGCGACGTGGGAGCACTGGGAGATGCGCGTCCACAAGCGCCTGATCGATCTGGACGCCGACGAACGCGCACTCCGCCAGCTCATGCGCATTCAGGTGCCGAACGACGTCTCGATCGAGATCGTCCTCGAAGACTGA
- a CDS encoding amino acid-binding protein — translation MGDVPEPDDDNPDAETDGGVRAYTVRLELVDEPGELLRALAPIADNGGNLLSIHHERGNITPRGHIPVEVDIECPPDRFDGIVEALRDTGVNVIQAGEEHYGEEMNVILIGHLVETDLSNTLSRIEDEANAVVEDLSLAAPDGTEAVASARARLAVNSGRSTEALAAIRAIGTDKELTVVEPLLGGEA, via the coding sequence ATGGGTGACGTACCCGAACCCGACGACGACAACCCCGACGCCGAGACCGACGGCGGCGTCCGCGCCTATACCGTCCGGCTCGAACTCGTCGACGAACCCGGCGAGTTGCTTCGCGCGCTCGCGCCGATCGCCGACAACGGCGGCAATCTGTTGAGCATCCACCACGAACGCGGCAACATCACGCCTCGCGGGCATATTCCCGTCGAGGTCGACATCGAGTGCCCGCCCGACCGGTTCGACGGCATCGTCGAGGCGCTGCGCGACACCGGCGTCAACGTCATCCAGGCCGGCGAAGAGCACTACGGCGAGGAGATGAACGTCATCCTGATCGGCCACCTCGTGGAAACCGACCTCTCGAACACGCTCTCGCGAATCGAGGACGAGGCCAACGCCGTCGTGGAAGACCTCTCGCTGGCCGCGCCCGACGGGACCGAAGCCGTCGCGAGCGCTCGAGCGCGACTCGCGGTCAACTCCGGGCGGTCCACGGAGGCGCTCGCAGCCATCCGCGCGATCGGGACGGACAAGGAGCTAACTGTCGTCGAACCGCTGCTCGGAGGTGAGGCCTGA
- the tuf gene encoding translation elongation factor EF-1 subunit alpha, with the protein MSDQHQNLAIIGHVDHGKSTLVGRLLYETGSVPEHVIEQHREEAEEKGKGGFEFAYVMDNLAEERERGVTIDIAHQEFSTDEYDFTIVDCPGHRDFVKNMITGASQADNAVLVVAADDGVAPQTQEHVFLARTLGIDELIVGINKMDIVDYEESTYDDVVEEVEQLLKQVQFNTDDASFIPISAFEGDNIAERSDNTPWYDGEILLEALNSLPEPEPPTDAPLRLPIQDVYTISGIGTVPVGRIETGLLNTGDNVSFQPSDVGGEVKTIEMHHEEVPKAEPGDNVGFNVRGIGKDDIRRGDVCGPADDPPSVAETFQAQIVVMQHPSVITAGYTPVFHAHTAQVACTIESIDKKMDPASGEVAEENPDFIQSGDAAVVTIRPQKPLSIEPSSEIPELGSFAIRDMGQTIAAGKVLEVHEKQ; encoded by the coding sequence ATGAGCGACCAACACCAGAACCTGGCCATCATCGGTCACGTTGACCACGGGAAGAGTACGCTCGTGGGACGACTCCTCTACGAAACGGGGAGCGTACCCGAGCACGTCATCGAACAGCACCGCGAAGAAGCAGAAGAGAAGGGCAAGGGCGGCTTCGAGTTCGCCTACGTCATGGACAACCTCGCCGAAGAGCGAGAGCGTGGTGTCACCATCGACATCGCCCACCAGGAGTTCTCGACCGACGAGTACGACTTCACCATCGTCGACTGTCCTGGCCACCGCGACTTCGTGAAGAACATGATCACGGGCGCATCCCAGGCGGACAACGCCGTCCTCGTCGTCGCCGCCGACGACGGTGTCGCGCCCCAGACCCAGGAACACGTCTTCCTGGCTCGAACCCTCGGTATCGACGAACTCATCGTCGGCATCAACAAGATGGACATCGTCGACTACGAGGAGTCGACGTACGACGACGTCGTCGAGGAAGTCGAGCAACTGCTCAAGCAGGTTCAGTTCAACACCGACGACGCCTCGTTCATCCCGATCTCGGCGTTCGAGGGCGACAACATCGCCGAGCGCTCCGACAACACGCCGTGGTACGACGGCGAGATCCTGCTCGAGGCCCTCAACAGCCTGCCGGAGCCGGAGCCACCGACGGACGCGCCGCTCCGACTCCCGATTCAGGACGTCTACACCATCTCCGGCATCGGTACCGTCCCCGTCGGACGTATCGAGACCGGTCTCCTGAACACCGGCGACAACGTCTCCTTCCAGCCCAGCGACGTGGGCGGCGAAGTCAAGACGATCGAGATGCACCACGAAGAGGTGCCCAAAGCAGAGCCCGGTGACAACGTCGGATTCAACGTCCGCGGCATCGGCAAGGACGACATCCGCCGCGGTGACGTCTGTGGCCCCGCCGACGACCCGCCGAGCGTCGCCGAGACGTTCCAGGCGCAGATCGTCGTCATGCAGCACCCCAGCGTGATCACGGCCGGCTACACCCCGGTCTTCCACGCTCACACGGCGCAGGTCGCCTGTACGATCGAGTCCATCGACAAGAAAATGGACCCCGCAAGCGGCGAAGTCGCCGAGGAGAACCCCGACTTCATCCAGTCGGGTGACGCTGCCGTGGTCACCATCCGACCGCAAAAGCCCCTCAGCATCGAGCCGTCCAGCGAGATCCCCGAACTCGGGAGCTTCGCCATCCGCGACATGGGTCAGACCATCGCCGCCGGAAAGGTCCTCGAAGTTCACGAGAAGCAATAA